Proteins encoded within one genomic window of Amycolatopsis sp. 2-15:
- a CDS encoding nicotinamide mononucleotide transporter family protein produces MDFLLQHGVTVFGQWISIAELAGQVLALAVVFLADRRTLWTWPVQVGATILLFSVYVSAHLGGLASRQVAILAISLYGWWAWRRRTDPVNGVVVRTGRPAERWAMAGAFAVGTVAMALVLQALNASWAPWPDAAIFVGTLVAFGAQGAGLVEFWGVWLVVDAIGVPLQISSGLYFSAAIYLVFAVLVVHGWWNWNRSAKRVAVHRAVTAASS; encoded by the coding sequence GTGGACTTCCTGTTGCAGCACGGTGTCACGGTGTTCGGCCAGTGGATCTCGATCGCGGAGCTCGCGGGGCAGGTGCTCGCGCTCGCGGTCGTGTTCCTCGCCGACCGGCGGACGCTGTGGACCTGGCCCGTGCAGGTCGGTGCGACGATCCTGCTGTTCTCCGTCTACGTTTCCGCGCACCTCGGCGGCCTGGCGAGCCGGCAGGTCGCCATCCTCGCGATCTCGCTCTACGGCTGGTGGGCGTGGCGCCGCCGCACCGACCCCGTCAACGGCGTGGTCGTGCGCACGGGCCGGCCCGCCGAGCGCTGGGCGATGGCCGGCGCGTTCGCCGTCGGCACCGTTGCGATGGCGCTGGTGCTCCAGGCGCTCAACGCGTCGTGGGCGCCGTGGCCCGACGCCGCGATCTTCGTCGGCACGCTCGTCGCCTTCGGTGCGCAGGGTGCGGGACTGGTGGAGTTCTGGGGCGTGTGGCTGGTGGTCGACGCGATCGGGGTGCCGCTGCAGATCTCCTCGGGCCTGTACTTCTCCGCCGCGATCTACCTCGTCTTCGCGGTGCTGGTCGTGCACGGCTGGTGGAACTGGAACCGTTCGGCCAAGCGCGTGGCCGTGCACCGGGCGGTCACGGCAGCATCCAGCTGA
- a CDS encoding tyrosine-type recombinase/integrase, with protein sequence MPRRAANGLGTIVKRADGRYQAAVYVLTTTGERKRKFVYGKTWEEVNDKRVEMLDNNRKGVPSISSNMKLGDYLDYWLEEIIKVDRGPSTYSGYEIVVRRYIKKHLGTKRLNALTPAHVRAFVAKLRKEKTVLGKPLSDRYVQNVFETLRSALSAAMREELIGRNVARLVETPSRGSFEVEPLSEVQARAFVKVAAEHWLYALWLILITSGLRKGEVLGLAWSDIDMETGAFRVRRTVQRVRGRLEFGKTKTKKSTRSLYLGRVCLAALARHREETAKRLSSTLNPAPGQPDDLIFVTSSGRVFEPRNVNTMLQRLLRHAGLDPARVHDLRHTAATLLLMDGATIREVMEQLGHASIATTANIYGHVLDDAKRRMAARMDRLADDD encoded by the coding sequence ATGCCACGCCGCGCCGCGAACGGCCTGGGAACCATCGTCAAGCGGGCGGACGGCCGCTACCAGGCCGCCGTCTACGTGCTCACCACGACCGGTGAGCGCAAACGCAAGTTCGTCTACGGGAAGACCTGGGAGGAGGTCAACGACAAGCGAGTCGAGATGCTCGACAACAACCGCAAGGGCGTCCCGTCGATCTCCTCGAACATGAAGCTCGGGGACTACCTCGACTATTGGCTGGAGGAGATCATCAAGGTCGACCGCGGGCCGTCGACCTACTCCGGCTACGAGATCGTCGTCCGCCGCTACATCAAGAAGCATCTGGGGACCAAACGGCTCAATGCGCTGACCCCCGCGCACGTCCGGGCGTTCGTGGCGAAGCTGCGGAAGGAAAAGACGGTCCTGGGCAAGCCTCTTTCGGACCGGTACGTGCAGAACGTGTTCGAAACGCTGCGCAGCGCGCTTAGCGCCGCGATGCGCGAGGAGCTGATCGGCCGCAACGTGGCCCGGCTGGTCGAGACGCCCTCGCGCGGTTCCTTCGAGGTGGAGCCGCTTTCGGAGGTGCAGGCCAGGGCGTTCGTGAAGGTGGCAGCCGAGCACTGGCTGTACGCCCTCTGGCTGATCCTGATCACCAGCGGCCTGCGCAAGGGCGAGGTCCTGGGCCTCGCCTGGTCCGACATCGACATGGAAACCGGCGCGTTCCGTGTCCGGCGGACCGTCCAGCGGGTGCGCGGCCGGCTGGAGTTCGGGAAGACGAAGACGAAGAAGTCCACCCGTTCGCTCTACCTCGGCCGCGTCTGCCTCGCCGCGCTGGCCCGGCACCGGGAGGAGACCGCAAAGCGCCTGAGTTCGACGCTGAACCCCGCGCCGGGTCAGCCGGATGACCTGATCTTCGTGACCAGCTCGGGGCGGGTGTTCGAGCCGAGGAACGTCAACACGATGCTCCAGCGGCTGCTACGCCACGCTGGGCTCGATCCAGCACGCGTGCATGACTTGCGTCACACCGCAGCCACGCTGCTGCTGATGGACGGCGCCACGATCCGGGAGGTGATGGAGCAGCTGGGCCACGCGTCGATCGCGACGACCGCCAACATCTACGGGCACGTCTTGGACGACGCCAAGCGCAGGATGGCAGCCCGGATGGACCGGCTGGCGGACGACGACTGA
- a CDS encoding DUF3052 domain-containing protein: MVAAGDAGTAGVAESLGIKPDMVVQEIGWDEDVDDDVRAAIEEAIGAELLDEDADEVIDVVLLWWREDDGDLGDALVDARGPLDENGVIWVLTPKTGQPGHVEPSEIAEAVPQVGLSQTANISVGADWLGTRLVSPKSSKAKQR, translated from the coding sequence GTGGTCGCCGCGGGAGACGCAGGCACTGCCGGCGTCGCCGAGAGCCTTGGCATCAAGCCGGACATGGTGGTCCAGGAGATCGGCTGGGACGAGGACGTCGACGACGACGTCCGCGCGGCGATCGAGGAGGCGATCGGCGCCGAACTCCTCGACGAGGACGCCGACGAAGTCATCGACGTCGTGCTGCTCTGGTGGCGCGAAGACGACGGCGACCTGGGCGACGCCCTGGTCGACGCCCGTGGTCCGCTGGACGAGAACGGCGTGATCTGGGTACTGACGCCCAAGACGGGTCAGCCCGGGCACGTCGAGCCCAGTGAGATCGCCGAAGCCGTGCCGCAGGTCGGTCTGTCGCAGACCGCCAACATCAGCGTGGGAGCCGACTGGCTCGGGACCCGCCTGGTGTCGCCGAAGTCCTCGAAGGCGAAACAGCGGTGA
- a CDS encoding DNA cytosine methyltransferase, giving the protein MYTMTDLFCGAGGSGLGATSVPGVELRMAANHSPRAIETHETNFPDCKHDCADISQVVPRRYERTNILWASPECTNHSIAKGRRRAAPGQASLFDDEVPDHVAERSRATMWDVPRFAEAHRYDVVIVENVVDAVKWEPFRAWLLAMDSYGYDHHIVSLNSMHAPAIAAPRAPQSRDRMYVVFWRKGNPRPNLDIRPQAYCPACDMVVEAVQSFKPGREVGRYRQQYVYRCPRFAKCKTVVEPFALPAAAVIDWSNQGQRIGDRDKPLSDKTLARIEAGLARYGRPMTFEATGNTFVRPGSGYARAWPADWPTATLTTSHTRALLVPSGGTRNEDARPVGEPFRTRTTSEWEACWCRWRAARANRPRPPGCRCARRPHGTRRRWWCPTTRPASRTPPTCGRCRR; this is encoded by the coding sequence ATGTACACGATGACCGACCTGTTCTGCGGCGCCGGCGGCTCCGGGCTCGGGGCCACGTCGGTGCCTGGGGTGGAGCTGCGGATGGCGGCGAACCACAGCCCGCGCGCGATCGAGACCCACGAGACGAACTTCCCCGACTGCAAGCACGACTGCGCGGATATCTCGCAGGTGGTGCCGCGGCGTTACGAGCGGACCAACATCTTGTGGGCCTCCCCGGAGTGCACGAACCACTCGATCGCCAAGGGCCGCCGCCGCGCCGCGCCGGGGCAGGCGTCGCTGTTCGACGACGAGGTGCCCGATCACGTGGCCGAGCGGTCACGGGCGACGATGTGGGACGTGCCGCGCTTCGCCGAGGCCCACCGCTACGACGTAGTGATCGTGGAGAACGTGGTCGACGCGGTGAAGTGGGAGCCGTTCCGGGCGTGGCTGCTGGCGATGGACTCCTACGGCTACGACCACCACATCGTGTCGCTGAACTCGATGCACGCCCCCGCGATCGCCGCGCCGCGGGCGCCTCAGAGCCGGGACCGGATGTACGTGGTGTTCTGGCGCAAGGGAAACCCGCGCCCGAACCTCGACATCCGCCCGCAGGCCTACTGCCCGGCCTGCGACATGGTCGTCGAGGCGGTGCAGTCGTTCAAACCGGGCCGCGAGGTCGGCCGCTACCGGCAGCAGTACGTGTACCGGTGCCCGCGCTTCGCCAAGTGCAAGACCGTGGTTGAGCCGTTCGCGCTGCCGGCGGCGGCGGTGATCGACTGGTCCAACCAGGGCCAGAGGATCGGGGACCGCGACAAGCCGCTGTCGGACAAGACCCTTGCGCGCATCGAGGCCGGGCTGGCCCGCTACGGCCGGCCGATGACGTTCGAGGCCACCGGCAACACCTTCGTGCGCCCGGGCTCCGGGTACGCGCGGGCGTGGCCGGCGGACTGGCCCACCGCGACGCTGACGACCTCACACACCCGGGCGCTGCTCGTGCCCAGCGGCGGCACCCGCAACGAAGACGCCCGCCCGGTGGGCGAGCCGTTCCGCACCCGCACCACCAGCGAGTGGGAGGCCTGCTGGTGCCGCTGGAGGGCCGCGAGGGCAAACAGGCCGCGTCCACCGGGATGCCGATGCGCACGCAGACCGCACGGCACGAGACGGCGCTGGTGGTGCCCTACTACTCGACCGGCGTCGCGCACCCCGCCGACGTGCGGGCGATGCCGACGATGA
- a CDS encoding DNA cytosine methyltransferase, translated as MRTQTARHETALVVPYYSTGVAHPADVRAMPTMTTVDTAGLAFVAELRGGGSTARDVREPLATVCASGNHHMLVRHNSSRGPGGEMCTPVAEPARKLTTTGHQSLVGWPAAAPAVEDCSFRMLTVPEVQAAMAFTPDYVITGNKREAIRQLGNGVTPPAAEWLVTAAVDSLERTTRRAA; from the coding sequence ATGCGCACGCAGACCGCACGGCACGAGACGGCGCTGGTGGTGCCCTACTACTCGACCGGCGTCGCGCACCCCGCCGACGTGCGGGCGATGCCGACGATGACCACAGTGGACACCGCCGGGCTGGCGTTCGTGGCCGAGCTGCGCGGCGGCGGCTCGACCGCGCGCGACGTGCGCGAGCCGCTGGCGACGGTGTGCGCGTCGGGCAATCACCACATGCTTGTGCGCCACAACTCCAGCCGCGGCCCGGGCGGAGAGATGTGCACCCCGGTCGCCGAACCCGCCCGCAAACTCACCACCACCGGGCACCAGTCCCTCGTCGGCTGGCCCGCAGCGGCGCCGGCGGTGGAGGACTGCTCGTTCCGGATGCTCACCGTTCCCGAGGTCCAGGCCGCCATGGCCTTCACCCCCGACTACGTCATCACCGGGAACAAGCGCGAAGCCATCCGCCAGCTCGGCAACGGCGTCACCCCGCCCGCCGCCGAATGGCTCGTCACCGCCGCCGTCGACTCGCTCGAACGCACCACCCGCCGCGCCGCCTGA
- a CDS encoding alpha-hydroxy acid oxidase — protein sequence MTQRRLPRPSELKQILRPKPIVLNPTERRLSSAHTIADLRMIGRKRTPRAAFDYTDGAAELEDSLLRARQAYRRVEFHPNVLRGVSDVDTTRTVLGKTSALPFGFAPTGFTRMMQHEGESAVARVAQRNGIPMSLSTMATTSIEDLAAAAPEARKWFQLYVWRDHGAGEDLMNRAWENGYDTLLLTVDTPVAGARMRDVRNGLTIPPALTLKTFADGAMHPAWWFNLLTTEPLNFASLNHFDGTVAELLAQLFDPTLDFDDLDWVRRTWPGKLVVKGVQNVTDARDVVKHGADGVVLSNHGGRQLDRAPTPLELLPAVLDEIQGSAEVWVDTGILSGGDIVAAIARGADFVLVGRAFLYGLMAGGERGVQRCVDILRTEMIRTMQLLGVRRVDDLRPSHVTLR from the coding sequence GTGACCCAGCGTCGTCTGCCGCGGCCGAGCGAACTGAAGCAGATCCTGCGGCCGAAGCCGATCGTGCTCAACCCGACCGAGCGGCGCCTGTCGAGCGCGCACACGATCGCCGATCTGCGGATGATCGGGCGCAAGCGCACGCCGCGCGCCGCGTTCGACTACACCGACGGCGCGGCCGAGCTCGAAGACAGCCTGCTGCGCGCCCGGCAGGCCTACCGGCGCGTGGAGTTCCACCCCAACGTGCTGCGCGGAGTGTCCGATGTGGACACCACGCGGACCGTGCTCGGCAAGACCTCGGCGCTGCCGTTCGGCTTCGCGCCCACCGGGTTCACGCGCATGATGCAGCACGAGGGCGAGAGCGCCGTGGCCCGCGTGGCGCAGCGCAACGGGATCCCGATGAGCCTCTCGACCATGGCGACCACCTCCATCGAGGACCTCGCCGCGGCGGCCCCGGAGGCGCGCAAGTGGTTCCAGCTCTACGTGTGGCGCGACCACGGCGCCGGCGAAGATCTGATGAATCGCGCGTGGGAGAACGGCTACGACACGCTCCTGCTCACCGTCGACACCCCGGTGGCCGGCGCGCGCATGCGCGACGTGCGCAACGGGCTCACCATTCCGCCGGCGCTCACGCTCAAGACGTTCGCCGACGGCGCGATGCACCCCGCGTGGTGGTTCAACCTGCTCACCACCGAGCCGCTGAACTTCGCTTCGCTGAACCACTTCGACGGCACCGTGGCCGAGCTGCTGGCCCAGCTCTTCGACCCGACGCTCGACTTCGACGACCTCGACTGGGTGCGCCGCACCTGGCCCGGCAAGCTCGTGGTCAAGGGCGTGCAGAACGTGACCGATGCGCGGGACGTGGTGAAACACGGCGCCGACGGCGTGGTCCTGTCCAACCACGGCGGCCGCCAGCTCGACCGCGCGCCGACGCCGCTCGAGCTGCTGCCCGCGGTGCTCGACGAGATCCAGGGCAGCGCCGAGGTGTGGGTCGACACCGGCATCCTCTCCGGCGGCGACATCGTGGCCGCGATCGCGCGCGGCGCCGACTTCGTGCTCGTCGGCCGCGCGTTCCTCTACGGCCTGATGGCCGGCGGCGAGCGCGGCGTGCAGCGTTGCGTGGACATCCTGCGCACCGAGATGATCCGGACCATGCAGCTGCTGGGCGTGCGCCGCGTCGACGACCTGCGGCCTTCGCACGTGACCCTGCGCTAG
- a CDS encoding L-lactate permease, whose protein sequence is MFVQELAPLGALGLSALVAVVPLAVVLVLLGVVRTKAHHAALIGLVVALVVGIAVYGMPVGQAISGALQGAAFGLFPILWIVVNALWIYRVTVHTGHFDVLRRSFGRISDDPRLQALIIAFCFGALMEALAGFGAPVAISAVMLVAVGFGPGKAAVVALVANTAPVAFGAMGTPVVTLAQVTGLPLEQVSSIVGRQTPLLALFVPLLLVIIVDGKRGLRETWVPALVCGVAFGVVQFLASNFVSPQLADIGAALAGAAALVALPMTRRAVPAEVREQVLTGSHTATLDRPDERGEVVRAYLPYALIIVIFSLAQVPPIKKLLDTATWKFHWPGLDVHGPDGKAVSGNTFSLPFLNTGGTLVLIAGLLTLVALKVAAGTAGREWLATVKELRFAIVTVTGVLALAYVMNLSGQTTTIGTFIAAAGAGLAFLSPVLGWFGVAVSGSDTSANALFGALQVTAAHQTGLRADLLAAANSSGGVLGKMISPQNLTIACVAANLPGEEGKLLRKVLPWSVGLLLVMCLIVFGQSTPVLSWMLP, encoded by the coding sequence GTGTTCGTGCAGGAACTGGCTCCGCTCGGTGCTCTCGGGCTTTCGGCGCTCGTCGCGGTGGTGCCACTGGCCGTGGTGCTGGTGCTGCTGGGGGTGGTCCGGACCAAGGCCCACCACGCCGCGTTGATCGGGCTCGTCGTGGCGCTCGTGGTCGGTATCGCCGTGTACGGAATGCCCGTGGGGCAAGCGATTTCCGGGGCCCTGCAAGGGGCGGCGTTCGGGCTGTTCCCGATCCTGTGGATCGTTGTCAACGCGCTGTGGATCTACCGCGTCACCGTGCACACGGGTCACTTCGACGTGCTGCGCCGCTCGTTCGGGCGGATCTCCGACGACCCTCGACTGCAGGCGCTGATCATCGCCTTCTGCTTCGGCGCGCTGATGGAGGCGCTGGCGGGCTTCGGCGCGCCCGTGGCGATCAGCGCGGTGATGCTCGTGGCCGTCGGGTTCGGCCCGGGCAAGGCCGCCGTGGTGGCGCTGGTCGCGAACACCGCTCCGGTGGCCTTCGGCGCGATGGGCACGCCGGTGGTCACGCTCGCGCAGGTGACCGGGCTGCCGCTGGAGCAGGTGTCGTCGATCGTCGGGCGGCAGACGCCGTTGCTGGCGCTGTTCGTGCCGCTGCTGCTGGTGATCATCGTCGACGGGAAGCGCGGCCTGCGTGAGACGTGGGTGCCGGCGCTGGTGTGCGGTGTCGCGTTCGGCGTGGTGCAGTTCCTCGCGTCCAACTTCGTCTCGCCGCAGCTGGCGGACATCGGCGCGGCGCTGGCCGGCGCCGCCGCGCTCGTGGCGCTGCCGATGACGCGCCGCGCGGTGCCCGCCGAGGTCCGCGAGCAGGTGCTCACCGGCTCCCACACCGCGACACTCGACCGGCCCGACGAGCGGGGCGAGGTCGTGCGCGCCTACCTGCCGTATGCGTTGATCATCGTGATCTTCTCGCTCGCGCAGGTGCCGCCGATCAAGAAGCTGCTCGACACGGCCACGTGGAAGTTCCACTGGCCGGGCCTCGACGTGCACGGCCCGGACGGCAAAGCCGTGTCCGGCAATACGTTCTCGCTGCCGTTCCTCAACACCGGCGGCACGCTCGTGCTCATCGCGGGGCTGCTCACGCTCGTGGCGCTCAAGGTCGCCGCGGGCACGGCCGGGCGGGAGTGGCTGGCGACGGTGAAGGAGCTGCGGTTCGCGATCGTCACCGTGACCGGGGTGCTCGCGCTGGCCTACGTGATGAACCTGTCGGGCCAGACGACCACCATCGGCACGTTCATCGCCGCGGCCGGCGCCGGGCTCGCGTTCCTCTCCCCCGTGCTCGGCTGGTTCGGCGTCGCCGTCTCTGGCTCCGACACCTCGGCCAACGCGTTGTTCGGCGCACTGCAGGTCACGGCCGCGCACCAGACGGGCCTGCGCGCGGACCTGCTGGCCGCGGCGAACAGCTCCGGCGGTGTGCTGGGCAAGATGATCTCGCCGCAGAACCTGACCATCGCGTGCGTCGCGGCCAACCTGCCGGGCGAAGAGGGCAAGCTATTGCGCAAGGTGCTGCCGTGGAGCGTGGGGCTGCTGCTGGTGATGTGCCTGATCGTGTTCGGGCAGAGCACCCCGGTGCTCAGCTGGATGCTGCCGTGA
- a CDS encoding helix-turn-helix domain-containing protein, whose protein sequence is MSTAPTEHEPLLLRVEEAARLLSIGRTRVYDLVRSGALKSVKVFGARRIPRVSIDSYIATLMQESEAA, encoded by the coding sequence ATGAGCACCGCTCCCACCGAGCATGAACCGCTGCTGTTGCGAGTCGAAGAGGCCGCCCGCTTGCTCAGCATCGGCCGAACTCGCGTCTACGACCTGGTCCGCAGTGGAGCGCTGAAGTCCGTGAAGGTCTTCGGCGCCCGGCGGATCCCGCGCGTCTCGATCGACAGCTACATCGCCACCCTGATGCAGGAATCGGAGGCCGCCTGA
- the aceE gene encoding pyruvate dehydrogenase (acetyl-transferring), homodimeric type, with the protein MAPQNDGASGKETPARVRVIRDGLAAHLPDIDPEETAEWLDSFDEALARGGQQRARYLMLRILERARERNVGVPALTSTDYVNTIPTENEPWFPGDEEIERRYRRYIRWNAAIMVHRAQRPGVGVGGHISTYASSAALYEVGFNHFFRGKDHSGGGDQVYFQGHASPGMYARAFLEGRLSAEQLDGFRQEYSHAGEGGGLPSYPHPRLMPDFWENPTVSMGLGPMNAIYQARFNRYLRDRGIKDTNDQHVWAFLGDGEMDEPESRGLIHVAAGEGLDNLTFVINCNLQRLDGPVRGNGKIIQELESYFRGAGWNVIKVIWGREWDSLLHADRDGALVNLMNVTPDGDYQTYKANDGAYVREHFFGRDPRTKDLVKDLSDGDIWNLKRGGHDYRKVYAAYKAAMEHHGQPTVILAHTIKGYGLGPAFEGRNATHQMKKLTLDDLKLFRDAQRIPISDAELERDPKLPPYFHPGPDSPEIEYMIGRRKALGGYLPERRPKHAKALVLPGDKVYEGIRKGSGKQEVATTMAFVRLVRELAKDSEIGKRVVPIIPDEARTFGLDSMFPTAKIYNPHGQTYTSVDASLMLAYKESEKGQLLHEGINEAGSTASFTAVGTSYATHGEPMIPIYIFYSMFGFQRTGDGLYAAADQMARGFVLGATAGRTTLTGEGLQHADGHSLLLSATNPAVVAYDPAYSFEIAHIVRDGLRRMYGETGPHGNGENVFYYLTIYNEPYQQPAEPENLDVDGLLKGLYKYADAPAGDGPEAHILVSGVTMPDALKAQQLLAEEWGVRAAVWSATSWTELRREAVEIDHDNLLHPADSPRVPYVTQALSGVNGPVVAVSDWMRAVPDLIRPWVPTDMLTLGTDGFGFSDTRPAARRKFLVDAQSIVVGALTALAKRGEVAHDKVTEAVRRYRLDDVSAAGPQTSDSGNA; encoded by the coding sequence TTGGCCCCGCAGAACGACGGCGCCTCCGGCAAGGAGACCCCGGCACGCGTACGCGTCATCCGTGACGGACTCGCGGCGCACCTGCCCGACATCGACCCGGAGGAGACCGCCGAATGGCTGGACTCCTTCGACGAGGCGCTGGCCAGGGGTGGTCAGCAGCGCGCGCGTTACCTGATGCTGCGCATCCTGGAGCGTGCCCGCGAGCGCAACGTCGGCGTGCCCGCGCTCACGTCCACGGACTACGTGAACACCATCCCCACGGAAAACGAGCCGTGGTTCCCCGGCGACGAGGAGATCGAGCGCCGCTACCGCCGCTACATCCGCTGGAACGCCGCGATCATGGTGCACCGCGCGCAGCGGCCGGGCGTCGGCGTCGGCGGGCACATCTCGACCTACGCCTCGTCCGCGGCGCTGTACGAAGTGGGCTTCAACCACTTCTTCCGCGGCAAGGACCACTCCGGCGGCGGTGACCAGGTCTACTTCCAGGGCCACGCCTCCCCGGGCATGTACGCGCGGGCGTTCCTCGAGGGCCGCCTGTCCGCGGAGCAGCTCGACGGGTTCCGCCAGGAGTACAGCCACGCCGGCGAGGGCGGCGGCCTGCCGTCGTACCCGCACCCGCGGCTGATGCCGGACTTCTGGGAGAACCCCACGGTGTCCATGGGCCTCGGCCCGATGAACGCCATCTACCAGGCGCGATTCAACCGCTACCTGCGCGATCGCGGCATCAAGGACACCAACGACCAGCACGTCTGGGCGTTCCTCGGCGACGGCGAGATGGACGAGCCGGAGTCGCGCGGCCTCATCCACGTGGCCGCGGGCGAGGGCCTCGACAACCTGACCTTCGTGATCAACTGCAACCTGCAGCGGCTCGACGGCCCGGTGCGCGGCAACGGCAAGATCATCCAGGAGCTCGAGTCGTACTTCCGCGGCGCGGGCTGGAACGTGATCAAGGTCATCTGGGGCCGCGAGTGGGACTCGCTGCTGCACGCCGACCGCGACGGCGCCCTGGTCAACCTGATGAACGTGACGCCGGACGGCGACTACCAGACGTACAAGGCCAATGACGGCGCGTACGTGCGCGAGCACTTCTTCGGCCGCGACCCGCGGACGAAGGACCTGGTCAAGGACCTCTCCGACGGCGACATCTGGAACCTCAAGCGCGGTGGCCACGACTACCGCAAGGTGTACGCCGCGTACAAGGCGGCCATGGAGCACCACGGCCAGCCCACGGTGATCCTCGCCCACACGATCAAGGGCTACGGCCTCGGACCGGCGTTCGAGGGTCGCAACGCCACGCACCAGATGAAGAAGCTCACGCTCGACGACCTCAAGCTGTTCCGCGACGCCCAGCGCATCCCGATCAGCGACGCCGAGCTCGAGCGCGACCCGAAGCTGCCGCCGTACTTCCACCCGGGCCCCGACTCGCCCGAGATCGAGTACATGATCGGCCGCCGCAAGGCGCTGGGCGGCTACCTGCCCGAGCGCCGGCCGAAGCACGCCAAGGCGCTCGTGCTGCCGGGCGACAAGGTCTACGAGGGCATCCGGAAGGGTTCGGGCAAGCAGGAGGTCGCCACCACGATGGCGTTCGTCCGGCTCGTGCGCGAGCTCGCGAAGGACTCGGAGATCGGCAAGCGCGTCGTCCCGATCATCCCGGACGAGGCCCGCACGTTCGGTCTCGACTCGATGTTCCCGACGGCCAAGATCTACAACCCGCACGGCCAGACGTACACGTCGGTCGACGCGAGCCTGATGCTGGCCTACAAGGAGTCCGAGAAGGGCCAGCTGCTGCACGAGGGCATCAACGAGGCGGGTTCCACCGCGTCGTTCACGGCCGTCGGCACCTCGTACGCCACCCACGGCGAGCCGATGATCCCGATCTACATCTTCTACTCGATGTTCGGGTTCCAGCGGACCGGCGACGGCCTGTACGCGGCGGCGGACCAGATGGCGCGCGGCTTCGTGCTCGGCGCCACCGCGGGCCGCACCACGCTGACCGGTGAGGGCCTGCAGCACGCCGACGGGCACTCGCTGCTGCTGTCGGCGACCAACCCGGCGGTCGTGGCCTACGACCCGGCCTACTCGTTCGAGATCGCCCACATCGTCCGCGACGGTCTGCGGCGCATGTACGGCGAGACCGGGCCTCACGGCAACGGCGAGAACGTCTTCTACTACCTGACGATCTACAACGAGCCCTACCAGCAGCCCGCCGAGCCGGAGAACCTCGACGTCGACGGCCTGCTCAAGGGGCTCTACAAGTACGCCGACGCCCCAGCGGGCGACGGCCCGGAGGCGCACATCCTGGTCTCCGGCGTCACGATGCCCGACGCGCTCAAGGCCCAGCAGCTGCTGGCCGAGGAGTGGGGCGTGCGCGCGGCGGTGTGGTCGGCCACGTCGTGGACCGAGCTGCGCCGCGAGGCCGTGGAGATCGACCACGACAACCTGCTCCACCCGGCCGACAGCCCCCGCGTGCCGTACGTGACGCAGGCGCTCTCTGGCGTCAACGGGCCGGTCGTGGCGGTGTCGGACTGGATGCGCGCGGTGCCGGACCTGATCCGCCCGTGGGTGCCCACCGACATGCTCACGCTCGGCACCGACGGGTTCGGCTTCTCCGACACCCGCCCGGCCGCGCGCCGCAAGTTCCTCGTGGACGCGCAGTCGATCGTGGTCGGCGCCCTCACGGCGCTCGCCAAGCGCGGCGAGGTCGCGCACGACAAGGTGACCGAAGCGGTGCGCCGCTACCGCCTCGACGACGTGTCGGCCGCCGGCCCGCAGACGTCGGACTCGGGCAACGCGTAA
- a CDS encoding peroxiredoxin: protein MAVEVGTPAPDFTLNDYNKQPVTLSSFKGDKPVLLVFFPFAFSGTCTGELCQLRDEFADYDTQGVQILGVSVDAVFSLKVWAEQQNYQFPLLSDFWPHGAVAQAYGVFNDKAGMALRGTFLIDTDGIVRFAEVNQPGEARDQSAWKKAVAELA from the coding sequence ATGGCCGTCGAGGTCGGTACGCCAGCCCCGGACTTCACGCTCAACGACTACAACAAGCAGCCCGTCACGCTGTCGTCGTTCAAGGGTGACAAGCCGGTGCTGCTGGTCTTCTTCCCGTTCGCGTTCAGCGGGACCTGCACCGGCGAGCTCTGCCAGCTGCGCGACGAGTTCGCCGACTACGACACCCAGGGCGTCCAGATCCTGGGCGTCTCCGTCGACGCGGTCTTCTCGCTGAAGGTGTGGGCCGAGCAGCAGAACTACCAGTTCCCGCTGCTCTCGGACTTCTGGCCGCACGGCGCGGTCGCCCAGGCCTACGGCGTCTTCAACGACAAGGCCGGTATGGCGCTGCGCGGCACGTTCCTCATCGACACCGACGGCATCGTCCGCTTCGCCGAGGTCAACCAGCCCGGCGAAGCCCGCGACCAGTCGGCGTGGAAGAAGGCCGTCGCCGAACTGGCCTGA